A DNA window from Gemmatimonadota bacterium contains the following coding sequences:
- a CDS encoding heavy-metal-associated domain-containing protein → MLRRLMLVMGVLALGAGPVLAQASGSERPEVGSSDRVPDVVLRVDGLACPFCAAGLEKKLEALDDIADVDVKLDDGEVYLFLKADRSVSDAALEEAVKHAGFALRTIQRREQVAGG, encoded by the coding sequence ATGTTGAGAAGACTGATGTTGGTGATGGGTGTGCTCGCATTGGGTGCGGGCCCTGTGCTCGCACAGGCCTCCGGTTCCGAACGCCCTGAGGTCGGGTCCAGCGATCGAGTCCCGGATGTCGTGCTGAGGGTCGACGGGCTCGCATGCCCATTCTGTGCGGCCGGGCTCGAGAAGAAGCTGGAGGCGCTCGATGACATCGCCGACGTCGACGTGAAGCTCGACGATGGCGAGGTCTACCTCTTCCTGAAAGCTGACCGGTCCGTCAGCGACGCGGCGCTGGAAGAGGCCGTCAAGCATGCGGGATTCGCTCTTCGCACCATCCAGCGTCGCGAGCAGGTGGCAGGAGGGTGA
- a CDS encoding DUF2911 domain-containing protein yields the protein MTLRVSSALLASTTLAAAMALTHPASASAQMDMSCIVRSDMVPIEGRASPLDSLTFRVAGQEVKICYGRPSARGRTMIGTGSAEGPIQMGEVPFGKIWRTGANEVTLLRTPIALSIAGVTVPAGTYSIYTVPGPTEWEIIVNRSYSQWGMESLYTDEVQAQEVGRGRVSSEAMDAHVETFTIRAEDVADGDLQVVLEWERTRVSVPVAAIRD from the coding sequence ATGACTCTGAGAGTCTCATCAGCACTCCTCGCGAGCACCACCCTGGCCGCGGCCATGGCGCTGACCCACCCAGCGTCCGCTTCGGCGCAGATGGACATGTCCTGCATCGTGCGATCCGACATGGTGCCCATCGAGGGGCGCGCGAGCCCCCTCGATTCCCTGACGTTCCGAGTGGCCGGGCAAGAAGTGAAGATCTGCTACGGCCGCCCGTCCGCCCGGGGACGGACGATGATCGGTACCGGGTCGGCAGAGGGCCCCATCCAGATGGGCGAGGTCCCCTTCGGGAAGATCTGGCGCACGGGGGCAAACGAAGTCACGCTCCTGCGCACCCCGATCGCCCTCTCCATCGCCGGGGTGACGGTGCCAGCCGGCACGTATTCCATCTACACCGTTCCGGGCCCGACCGAATGGGAGATCATCGTGAATCGCTCCTACTCGCAGTGGGGAATGGAAAGCCTTTACACGGACGAAGTGCAGGCGCAGGAAGTCGGGCGAGGAAGAGTGTCGAGTGAAGCCATGGATGCTCATGTGGAGACGTTCACGATCCGCGCGGAGGATGTCGCAGACGGAGACCTCCAGGTGGTCCTCGAGTGGGAGCGGACGCGCGTGTCCGTCCCTGTTGCGGCAATCAGAGACTAG
- a CDS encoding heavy metal-responsive transcriptional regulator, whose translation MRIGELAKSVGVTPDTIRYYEREGLLPLADRTPSGYRDYGPEVVDDLRFIKKAQALGLKLSDVREVLEISSGGRPPCEHVHATVSTRLTEVEQRLKELRALRSTLRETLERLDRAPPPKAGCRCAVIESA comes from the coding sequence ATGCGGATTGGAGAGCTCGCGAAGTCGGTGGGAGTGACCCCCGACACCATCAGGTATTACGAGCGTGAAGGACTGCTGCCTCTCGCAGACCGCACGCCGAGCGGTTACCGGGACTACGGACCGGAGGTCGTCGACGACCTACGATTCATCAAGAAGGCGCAAGCGCTAGGGCTCAAGCTCAGCGACGTGCGCGAGGTCCTGGAGATCTCCTCAGGCGGCCGGCCACCGTGCGAGCATGTGCACGCGACCGTCTCCACACGCCTCACGGAGGTAGAGCAACGGCTCAAGGAACTTCGGGCGCTACGGTCGACGCTTCGGGAGACGCTGGAACGGCTTGACCGCGCGCCGCCGCCAAAAGCAGGATGCCGCTGCGCGGTGATCGAATCGGCCTAG
- a CDS encoding SDR family oxidoreductase — translation MDSRKRPTDENASPSTRTVRSGVLLATLICISVVTAPTADAQSTPEPGQQVALVTGSTSGLGRELALRLGAMGTHVIVHGRNRRRGMEVVAAIESEGGSARFYAADLASLEQVRRFGEAILSDYGKLDLLINNAGIAFGTERSVSEDGHELHFQVNYLSHFLLTRMLLPRLRESAPSRIVNVSSGAQQAIDFDDVMLENNFTGGRAYAQSKLAQILHTFDLAEELDGTDVIVNALHPATLMDTPMVLSAGVTPRATIDEGANAVMQLATSPDIGSGGYFTGLRPARANAQAYDEEARAKLKRLSEELIGKR, via the coding sequence ATGGACTCGCGGAAGCGTCCCACGGATGAGAACGCGTCGCCCTCAACGCGCACCGTACGATCCGGCGTGCTCCTGGCCACCCTCATTTGCATCTCGGTCGTGACCGCACCGACCGCCGACGCACAGTCGACCCCGGAACCCGGCCAGCAAGTCGCCCTCGTCACGGGATCTACCAGCGGGTTGGGTCGTGAGCTCGCGTTGAGGCTGGGGGCGATGGGCACGCACGTCATCGTCCACGGCCGCAATCGTCGCCGCGGGATGGAGGTCGTCGCGGCGATCGAGAGCGAAGGAGGCAGCGCCCGCTTCTACGCCGCGGACCTCGCGTCGCTCGAGCAGGTCCGCAGGTTCGGTGAGGCAATCCTGAGCGACTACGGGAAACTCGACCTTCTGATCAACAACGCCGGCATCGCGTTCGGGACCGAGAGATCCGTTTCTGAGGACGGCCACGAGCTGCACTTTCAGGTCAATTACCTGTCACATTTTCTGCTCACCAGGATGCTTCTGCCTCGGCTCCGTGAAAGTGCCCCCTCACGCATCGTCAACGTTTCATCGGGTGCTCAGCAGGCGATCGATTTCGACGACGTGATGTTGGAAAACAACTTCACCGGGGGACGGGCATACGCGCAGAGCAAACTCGCGCAGATCTTGCACACCTTCGATCTCGCGGAAGAGCTCGACGGTACCGATGTGATCGTCAACGCGCTGCACCCGGCCACCCTCATGGACACGCCGATGGTGCTGAGCGCCGGGGTCACACCGAGGGCCACGATCGATGAAGGAGCCAATGCGGTGATGCAGCTCGCGACCTCACCGGACATCGGGAGCGGCGGTTACTTCACTGGCCTCCGGCCCGCCCGTGCAAACGCCCAGGCGTACGACGAAGAGGCTCGTGCGAAGCTCAAGCGGCTGAGTGAGGAACTGATCGGGAAGCGTTGA
- a CDS encoding endo alpha-1,4 polygalactosaminidase, protein MRALALLTVLLLAACGSDDDDGDDGPMAPGDAAGFDPNVPPVTTGSWYRPGTSTTWQWQLQETLNTSYDVDLYEVDLFDTPTATIQALKDAGRAVLCYFSAGSWEDFRSDASTFPSVVRGNVYSGFEDERWLDIRSETVLTLMNTRLDLARQKGCDGVEADNVDGFSNNTGFPLTASDQLGFNRRLFNGAHERGLAVALKNDGDQAAALIAYVDLSVNERCHELGECGQLEAFITAGKPVLNAEYLSDYVSDSGARDAMCSQARGRGFHTLVLPEDLDDSFRFTCDDST, encoded by the coding sequence ATGCGGGCGCTCGCGCTGCTCACCGTCTTGCTGCTCGCGGCTTGCGGTAGTGACGACGACGATGGCGACGATGGTCCGATGGCTCCCGGGGACGCCGCCGGATTCGACCCCAACGTACCGCCCGTGACGACCGGAAGCTGGTATCGGCCCGGGACTTCGACCACCTGGCAGTGGCAGCTCCAGGAGACGCTGAACACATCGTACGACGTCGATCTCTACGAAGTCGATTTGTTCGACACGCCAACCGCGACGATCCAAGCGCTGAAGGATGCCGGGCGCGCGGTGCTCTGCTACTTCTCGGCCGGGTCGTGGGAGGACTTTCGCAGCGACGCGAGCACGTTCCCCTCGGTCGTCCGCGGTAACGTCTACAGCGGCTTCGAGGACGAACGCTGGCTCGACATCCGCTCGGAGACGGTCCTGACCCTCATGAATACGCGGCTCGACCTCGCTCGTCAGAAGGGGTGCGACGGAGTGGAGGCGGACAACGTCGACGGCTTCAGCAACAACACTGGCTTCCCTCTCACGGCCTCCGATCAGCTCGGTTTCAACCGGCGGTTATTCAACGGCGCGCACGAGCGGGGCCTCGCAGTGGCGCTCAAGAACGACGGAGATCAGGCCGCCGCGCTGATCGCCTACGTGGACCTCAGCGTGAACGAGCGCTGCCACGAGCTGGGCGAGTGTGGCCAGTTGGAGGCCTTCATAACGGCCGGCAAGCCCGTGCTGAACGCCGAGTACCTCTCCGACTACGTGTCGGACTCGGGCGCCCGCGACGCCATGTGCAGCCAGGCACGCGGCCGTGGCTTCCACACGCTCGTGCTGCCCGAGGATCTGGACGACTCGTTCCGTTTCACGTGCGACGACAGTACATGA